One stretch of Pomacea canaliculata isolate SZHN2017 linkage group LG1, ASM307304v1, whole genome shotgun sequence DNA includes these proteins:
- the LOC112564037 gene encoding prohibitin-2-like, which translates to MPTASRTVCIIVIAVLAALVIMSICLIATSLKKLKSAEVGLKYNTIWKNLDNKVYTEGLHAGPPGFTFIIFPNTYTTLTYSKLRCLNKDGVPIRLDITFQFKAKQSQIYDIIMDFRDFDGYKQVLTNSGQAVVHEACSHYNTSQFQSERGNFQSTLSRILRERFDKLSADITDLQVNNIERPSEYEAAIRSKERAREDIEVAKNERPRLLTEANTKKREAESEAQIILDKAESDARIMQNKAKAEAEAILTQYRTEAEAYTNVISANGLNFSPEGFISYLGVRVIASAKNPVYIGLESPAKTSYKTP; encoded by the exons ATGCCGACAGCCAGCCGAACAGTGTGCATAATAGTGATTGCTGTCCTTGCTGCCTTGGTCATCATGAGCATCTGTCTGATCGCAACTTCACTGAAGAAGCTGAAATCTGCTGAAG tTGGACTGAAGTATAACACAATATGGAAGAATCTAGACAACAAGGTGTACACAGAGGGGCTGCATGCTGGCCCACCTGGGTTTACTTTCATTATCTTCCCTAACACTTACACTACACTGACATATAGCAAGTTGAGG TGCCTGAACAAAGATGGAGTACCTATACGCCTGGACATAACATTTCAGTTCAAGGCAAAGCAGAGTCAAATCTATGACATCATCATGGACTTTCGAGATTTTGATGGCTATAAACAAGTTCTCACAAATTCAG GACAGGCTGTGGTGCACGAGGCATGCAGCCACTACAATACATCTCAGTTTCAATCTGAAAGAGGTAACTTTCAGTCAACCTTATCACGGATATTGAGGGAACGCTTTGACAAGCTGAGCGCTGACATCACTGACCTACAG GTCAACAACATTGAGAGGCCGTCAGAATATGAAGCAGCTATTCGCAGCAAGGAAAGGGCTCGAGAAGACATAGAG GTAGCCAAGAATGAACGTCCTAGACTGCTTACTGAGGCGAACACCAAGAAGCGAGAGGCAGAGTCTGAAGCACAGATCATACTTGATAAAGCAGAATCTGATGCCAGGATAATGCAGAACaa AGCCAAAGCTGAAGCTGAAGCCATCTTAACACAGTATCGAACAGAAGCAGAAGCATATACTAATGTTATCAGCGCCAATGGGCTCAATTTCTCACCTGAAGGATTCATCTCCTATCTTGGAGTCCGGGTGATCGCTTCCGCTAAAAATCCAGTGTATATTGGCCTGGAAAGTCCAGCTAAGACATCATACAAGACACCATAA